A single Pseudoalteromonas rubra DNA region contains:
- a CDS encoding sensor histidine kinase has product MQVNVLRLSVFIALAIVLNSVVALTVRDTLLVEIETRYIETQNQFLDEVGAKVQIELAQPAPLSLSEQQMRLEARYDTQALVVRRNADFYSQSQLSEFAELEKQQALVDYLNATLYFVLNDNEVLEIGPLVDQDVYYYLVDWFDWLISAFLNLLLLLVFWYLNIKERNVLAERLAQMPVALSQPQDLKSSLQQLSQLVDAQLNEGEARITLQRDLLHGVAHEFRSPMARMQFALDMLEDAEEEEREALHTSLNQSLQDLEGLVSELLYYARVKDNSVKPKQVVLQMSSVLQETLDKVAPFYPQVDFELDAQEIHWQGDEALIKRLFTNLLRNAGRFARQRVCVELREQSGELVVRVIDDGIGIPPGKQARIFEPFTRLDPSRSRDSGGCGLGLAIVQSIVSKHDGTVRVSEESTDLGGACFEIRLPKRVTTKSAVNPVH; this is encoded by the coding sequence TTGCAAGTTAATGTTTTACGGCTGAGCGTATTTATCGCCCTGGCCATTGTGCTCAATAGTGTAGTAGCTCTGACAGTGCGCGATACCTTACTTGTTGAGATTGAAACCCGATATATCGAAACGCAAAATCAGTTTTTAGATGAAGTTGGGGCCAAAGTTCAAATTGAACTTGCGCAACCTGCACCACTCTCGTTATCTGAACAGCAGATGCGTCTTGAAGCACGGTACGATACTCAGGCGCTGGTGGTGAGGCGCAATGCTGACTTTTATTCACAGTCGCAGCTGAGCGAATTTGCTGAACTTGAGAAACAGCAAGCGCTGGTCGATTACTTAAATGCCACACTGTATTTTGTGCTGAACGATAATGAGGTGCTCGAAATCGGCCCTTTGGTTGATCAGGATGTCTATTATTACTTGGTTGATTGGTTTGACTGGCTTATATCGGCCTTTCTTAACCTGCTTTTACTCCTCGTTTTCTGGTATCTGAATATTAAAGAGCGCAATGTGTTGGCTGAACGACTTGCTCAAATGCCCGTAGCGCTGAGCCAGCCTCAGGATCTGAAGAGCAGTCTGCAACAGCTTTCGCAATTAGTTGACGCACAACTAAATGAAGGTGAGGCGAGAATAACGTTGCAGCGAGATCTGTTACATGGTGTGGCGCACGAGTTTCGTAGTCCTATGGCCAGGATGCAGTTTGCATTGGATATGCTGGAAGATGCAGAAGAGGAGGAGAGAGAGGCGCTCCATACCAGTCTGAATCAATCACTACAGGATCTGGAAGGCCTCGTCAGTGAGTTGTTGTATTACGCCAGAGTGAAAGACAACTCAGTAAAACCAAAACAGGTTGTGTTGCAAATGAGCTCTGTATTGCAGGAAACTCTGGACAAGGTCGCCCCTTTTTATCCTCAGGTTGACTTTGAACTGGATGCGCAAGAGATACATTGGCAAGGCGATGAAGCTTTGATAAAGCGACTGTTCACCAACTTATTGCGAAATGCAGGTCGTTTTGCCAGGCAGAGGGTTTGCGTTGAGCTCAGGGAGCAGTCTGGCGAGTTGGTGGTTCGTGTTATAGACGATGGAATAGGCATACCGCCGGGAAAACAGGCGCGTATTTTTGAGCCATTTACCCGGCTTGATCCCAGCCGCTCTCGGGATTCCGGAGGTTGTGGACTGGGGTTGGCGATAGTCCAGTCAATTGTCAGCAAGCATGATGGTACTGTGCGTGTGAGTGAGGAAAGCACAGATCTGGGCGGAGCATGTTTTGAGATCAGGCTGCCAAAGCGTGTAACTACGAAAAGCGCGGTTAATCCAGTTCATTAA
- a CDS encoding response regulator has protein sequence MTTQQKILLIDDDRELTQLMSQFLQKNGYDVACYEQGNGAVARVEEFAPDLLVLDLMLPGQDGLSICRQIRGRFTGPIIMLTALVDDIDEVTGLEVGADDYLCKPVKPRVLLAHVRAQLRRHNMLVTQTSQTVRTINDGEICVDLAKRKATCGDKEVLLSSAEFELLWLLANSAGRILSRDELYRTIFKLEFDGMDRSIDLRISRLRKKLGDDPKEPKIIKTIRNKGYLIAS, from the coding sequence ATGACGACACAACAAAAAATACTTTTAATAGATGATGATCGAGAACTCACGCAGCTGATGTCTCAATTTCTGCAAAAAAATGGATATGATGTCGCTTGTTATGAACAGGGAAATGGGGCTGTTGCGCGCGTTGAAGAGTTCGCACCGGATCTACTAGTACTCGATTTAATGTTACCGGGTCAAGATGGCCTGAGTATTTGCCGTCAGATCCGGGGGCGTTTTACCGGGCCCATTATTATGCTGACGGCATTGGTAGACGATATTGATGAAGTAACCGGGTTGGAAGTTGGTGCTGACGACTATTTGTGTAAGCCCGTTAAACCTCGAGTCTTATTGGCGCACGTTCGGGCACAATTAAGACGCCATAACATGCTTGTGACACAAACCAGTCAGACTGTGCGAACAATTAATGATGGCGAAATCTGTGTTGATTTAGCAAAACGCAAAGCAACATGCGGTGACAAAGAGGTTTTGCTGTCCAGTGCTGAATTCGAACTGTTATGGTTACTGGCTAACTCCGCGGGCCGGATATTGTCGCGCGATGAACTGTATCGCACTATCTTTAAACTTGAATTTGATGGTATGGACCGCTCAATTGATTTGCGCATCTCCAGGCTGCGCAAGAAACTGGGGGATGACCCAAAAGAGCCTAAAATTATTAAAACAATAAGAAATAAAGGATACCTGATTGCAAGTTAA
- a CDS encoding DNA-binding domain-containing protein — MAELAQLQQAFVAMLTGTKSDLLNQIAPQPGLSIQDRASIYQNAYRIRLTKVLEQDHEMLGLYLGDDLFDDMVNGFLAQYPSTDPSLRHFGDRLPEFLADHSPFSDHGILSEIAQFERLLLQAFDAPDAPRLTMQALQQIHANLWPNVVFMLHPSARLLACQFSAVESWQALKQTDTPPQAELATRHYWLIIREPDLRTAFHPLSHSDYICLTTLKEGLPFSFVCEAAANLHQDTEAGTQAVMQLLQKALNANWLSQYQLPNPIQAPSK; from the coding sequence ATGGCTGAGTTAGCCCAACTTCAGCAAGCATTTGTTGCAATGCTCACAGGCACGAAATCAGATTTACTCAATCAGATTGCTCCCCAGCCAGGCCTAAGTATTCAGGACAGAGCTTCAATCTATCAAAATGCCTATCGTATTCGCCTGACCAAAGTACTGGAACAGGACCATGAAATGCTCGGCCTTTACTTAGGCGACGACTTATTTGATGACATGGTGAATGGATTTCTTGCTCAATATCCATCCACTGATCCATCTTTGCGACACTTTGGTGATAGACTTCCCGAGTTTCTCGCGGATCACTCCCCTTTTTCTGACCATGGGATACTGAGCGAAATAGCCCAGTTTGAGCGCCTCTTGTTGCAGGCTTTTGATGCACCGGATGCACCTCGCCTGACAATGCAGGCACTGCAACAGATCCATGCTAATTTATGGCCCAATGTCGTTTTTATGCTGCATCCAAGTGCGCGATTACTCGCGTGTCAATTTTCCGCAGTTGAGAGTTGGCAGGCACTGAAACAAACAGACACCCCACCACAGGCTGAACTTGCAACCAGACACTATTGGCTGATTATTCGCGAGCCCGATTTACGCACCGCATTTCATCCGCTCTCTCACAGTGATTATATATGTCTGACTACCCTGAAAGAGGGCCTGCCTTTTAGCTTCGTCTGCGAAGCCGCAGCCAACTTGCATCAGGATACTGAAGCCGGCACACAAGCCGTTATGCAACTGCTGCAAAAAGCACTCAACGCAAATTGGCTTAGCCAGTATCAGCTTCCAAATCCTATCCAGGCTCCCTCGAAATAA
- a CDS encoding DUF692 domain-containing protein, with the protein MKAIPPYLGFGLGLRTCYFEDIIQTQPDVDWFEIISENYFVDGGKPWHYLDQIKERYPIAMHGVSMSIGSTSAINFEYLEQLKRTIQRVNPVWISDHLCFSSLGEFNSHDLLPLPYTEEALTHLCERLHVIQDYLERPVILENVSSYLTYHQSQMTEWDFLSALHQQSGCQFLLDINNVYVSARNHGFDAMDYLNAIPQQAVAQIHLAGHSDFGSHIVDTHDQPVCDAVWQLFQRYTQSRPAVNTMIERDDNFPPFETLMAELHQARELAPLSWRSNG; encoded by the coding sequence TTGAAAGCTATACCGCCTTATCTGGGATTTGGCCTGGGACTCAGAACCTGCTATTTCGAAGACATTATCCAAACTCAGCCGGACGTCGACTGGTTCGAGATAATCTCTGAAAACTATTTCGTTGATGGCGGCAAGCCATGGCATTACCTCGATCAAATAAAAGAGCGCTACCCGATTGCAATGCATGGTGTGTCTATGTCGATTGGCAGCACGTCAGCAATAAATTTCGAATATCTTGAGCAGCTTAAGCGCACCATTCAACGCGTCAACCCAGTGTGGATTTCTGACCACTTGTGTTTTTCATCTCTTGGTGAATTTAACAGCCATGACTTACTGCCACTGCCTTATACAGAAGAAGCCCTGACACATTTATGTGAGCGTTTACACGTTATTCAGGATTATTTAGAACGCCCCGTTATCCTCGAAAATGTCTCCAGCTACCTCACCTATCATCAGTCCCAAATGACTGAGTGGGACTTTTTATCGGCATTGCATCAGCAGTCTGGCTGTCAGTTTTTGCTTGATATCAATAACGTCTATGTCAGTGCCAGAAATCATGGTTTCGACGCCATGGATTATCTCAACGCGATCCCTCAGCAAGCGGTTGCGCAGATACATTTGGCCGGACACAGCGACTTCGGCAGTCATATTGTCGATACACATGATCAACCTGTATGCGACGCCGTCTGGCAATTGTTTCAGCGTTACACGCAATCAAGGCCGGCGGTCAATACCATGATCGAAAGAGACGATAACTTCCCTCCTTTTGAAACTCTAATGGCGGAGTTGCACCAGGCAAGAGAACTTGCCCCGCTCAGTTGGAGGTCCAATGGCTGA